Proteins co-encoded in one Acidobacteriota bacterium genomic window:
- a CDS encoding type II secretion system F family protein yields MLIIIALVFLSVFAVFTLLMLAGDSGASRQAEQAMANLDAALVSRRSGTHDAIVDIRKTELLSALPWLNRWLTRGKLAPRLHTLIYQSGLRWTAGALALMSLACFAFPAYLIYLRTRVFPLALLIGVLTAMGPLAFVLHKRRSRFSQIERELPESLDLMVSALRAGHSLVTAIRLVAYESPEPIAGEFRICFDEQNYGLELRTALDNLVDRVPLQDLKIVSTAILIQKESGGNLAEVLDKASYLIRERFRLRQQVRVHTAQGRLTGWILSFLPPLLGLALYLISPATMSLLWTRDIGQKLLLASAIMTIVGAFIIRKIVNMDV; encoded by the coding sequence ATGCTCATCATCATTGCGCTAGTGTTCTTGAGTGTCTTTGCTGTGTTCACCCTTCTCATGCTGGCTGGTGATTCCGGAGCCTCCAGGCAGGCCGAACAGGCGATGGCGAATCTTGATGCAGCGTTAGTCAGTCGAAGGAGTGGCACCCACGACGCGATTGTCGATATCCGTAAGACTGAGCTGCTTAGCGCTCTGCCTTGGCTCAATCGCTGGCTGACCCGCGGGAAGCTGGCTCCGCGCCTTCACACGCTGATTTATCAGTCTGGACTGAGATGGACTGCCGGAGCATTGGCATTGATGTCGCTCGCCTGCTTCGCCTTTCCCGCTTATCTGATTTATCTGCGGACAAGGGTGTTTCCGCTCGCATTGCTGATCGGCGTGCTCACTGCCATGGGTCCGCTGGCCTTCGTGCTGCACAAGCGCCGTTCACGTTTTTCCCAGATTGAGCGCGAGCTGCCGGAATCTCTTGACTTGATGGTGAGCGCTCTTCGTGCGGGGCACAGTCTCGTGACAGCTATCAGACTGGTCGCTTACGAATCTCCCGAACCCATCGCAGGTGAGTTTCGCATCTGCTTCGATGAACAAAATTATGGACTCGAGCTTAGAACTGCGCTCGACAATCTCGTCGATCGAGTGCCACTTCAGGACCTGAAGATTGTTTCTACGGCAATCCTGATCCAAAAAGAGAGTGGAGGCAATCTTGCCGAAGTGCTCGACAAAGCTTCCTATCTTATTCGCGAACGGTTCCGATTGAGGCAGCAGGTGCGCGTGCACACCGCGCAGGGCCGGCTTACGGGATGGATACTTTCTTTCCTTCCTCCGTTGCTTGGTCTTGCTCTGTACCTTATTAGCCCGGCCACAATGAGTCTGCTCTGGACCCGGGATATCGGTCAAAAACTGCTTCTAGCTTCTGCAATTATGACTATCGTCGGCGCTTTCATCATTCGGAAGATCGTCAACATGGATGTTTAA
- a CDS encoding CpaF family protein, whose amino-acid sequence MDQLDLDKFKSDIHRTLISKLDLEKLSRINTSQARSGVASMVNEIIQASRVPLSLADQSRIENDLLDEVFGFGPLEPLLADKSISDILVNGRNSVFIERRGVLKKVDTAFRDDRHLMQIIDRIVSRVGRRVDESSPMVDARLPDGSRVNAIIPPLALDGPALSIRRFGTGPLGSNQLVELKSISPEMMEMLAAAVRARISILISGGTGAGKTTFLNILSQYVPRNERIVTIEDAAELQLALENLVRLETRPPNVEGQGAIRQRQLLINSLRMRPDRIIIGEVRGEEAFDMLQAMNTGHEGSMTTIHANTPRDALTRLESMVAMSNLNLPEKSVRQQIASAIAIVVQVSRLSDGTRKVVSITEITGMEENIISMQDIFTFQRKGVGPDGKVVGVFQPTRIRPKFLERLKVSGIMLSPALFEQTLEVS is encoded by the coding sequence GTGGATCAACTGGATCTGGATAAATTCAAATCGGACATACATCGAACGCTGATCTCGAAGCTGGATCTCGAGAAGCTCTCGCGGATCAACACGTCCCAGGCCCGATCCGGTGTCGCCAGTATGGTCAATGAGATCATCCAGGCTTCAAGGGTTCCTCTGAGTCTCGCCGATCAATCGAGGATTGAGAATGATCTCCTCGATGAGGTCTTTGGCTTTGGCCCGCTGGAGCCGCTGCTGGCGGACAAAAGCATCTCTGACATTCTCGTCAACGGCAGGAATAGCGTCTTTATCGAGCGTCGCGGTGTCCTCAAGAAGGTAGACACGGCATTTCGTGACGACCGCCATCTGATGCAGATTATTGACCGCATCGTCTCTCGCGTTGGTCGTCGTGTCGATGAATCGTCGCCGATGGTTGATGCTCGTCTGCCCGATGGCTCGCGCGTTAACGCCATCATCCCTCCACTTGCGCTTGACGGTCCGGCTTTATCCATCCGCCGTTTCGGAACCGGCCCTTTAGGCTCCAACCAACTGGTTGAGCTCAAGAGTATCTCCCCGGAGATGATGGAGATGCTTGCTGCCGCTGTGCGAGCACGCATCAGCATTCTCATCTCAGGGGGAACAGGTGCCGGCAAGACCACCTTCCTGAATATCCTGTCGCAGTATGTCCCGAGGAACGAACGGATCGTTACGATCGAAGACGCTGCCGAACTGCAGCTTGCTCTCGAAAATCTCGTACGTCTGGAAACACGGCCGCCTAACGTCGAAGGGCAGGGAGCGATACGCCAGCGCCAACTGCTCATTAACAGCCTGCGCATGCGGCCGGACCGCATCATCATCGGTGAGGTGCGCGGCGAGGAAGCCTTCGACATGCTTCAGGCGATGAACACCGGCCACGAGGGATCCATGACCACAATTCACGCGAATACTCCGCGTGACGCTCTCACTCGCCTTGAATCGATGGTTGCAATGAGTAACCTCAATCTGCCGGAGAAGAGCGTGCGACAGCAAATCGCTTCGGCCATCGCCATTGTTGTCCAGGTCTCGCGTCTGAGCGATGGCACACGCAAGGTTGTCAGTATCACTGAGATCACTGGAATGGAAGAAAACATCATCAGTATGCAGGACATCTTCACGTTCCAGCGAAAGGGTGTCGGACCTGATGGTAAAGTCGTCGGCGTCTTCCAGCCGACACGAATAAGACCAAAATTTCTCGAACGGCTGAAGGTTTCCGGAATTATGCTCTCGCCTGCTTTGTTTGAACAAACACTTGAGGTCAGCTAG
- a CDS encoding DUF192 domain-containing protein, whose product MKTYCVYNLTRECFLSLNVKAADTIFSRLKGLIGKFRLRSDEGLWVVPSQGVHTFGLLFPLDLIYLDENHHVIHLVEYLPSFRIGPFKAHAESVLELPTHTIYSSHTQAGDQLVICRPEEMEQRLKVSSMYEMSGSSERNSSGGGRG is encoded by the coding sequence ATGAAAACTTATTGCGTCTACAATCTAACGCGCGAATGCTTTCTCAGCCTCAATGTAAAGGCTGCGGACACAATCTTTTCGCGCCTCAAAGGGCTGATTGGGAAATTCAGGCTCAGGTCAGACGAAGGCCTCTGGGTTGTCCCATCTCAGGGAGTTCACACATTCGGATTGCTTTTCCCTTTGGATTTGATCTATCTCGATGAAAACCACCACGTCATCCATCTCGTCGAATACCTTCCTTCCTTTCGCATAGGTCCGTTCAAGGCCCATGCGGAAAGCGTCCTCGAATTGCCGACGCACACCATCTACTCCTCGCACACGCAGGCTGGCGACCAGCTCGTCATCTGCCGGCCTGAGGAGATGGAGCAGCGGCTTAAGGTGAGTTCGATGTATGAGATGAGCGGATCGAGTGAACGCAATTCTTCTGGAGGAGGCAGAGGATAA
- a CDS encoding type II secretion system F family protein, which translates to MGFALITFGVVFLLIASGGLLLFYREAMLQRLSEVTSRGKETRDLRTTLRMTGSSLGGIVGHLERVLPKSQSEVSIIQKRLIRAGYRNDSAIDLFYGAKVLTPLALTFLVFSTGIAHDSPFFMGVVALGLGFLIPDFWLGHRISTRQGRIRRGLPDVLDLLVICIEAGLSLDQATSRTAEELRFAHPELADELGIVVLEQHAGRARTDAWKQFAERTDVDSVRNLVSVLVQSEQLGTSVAKTLRVHSDTLRVQRRQRVEEAAAKTTVKLVFPLVLCIFPSLFLVTLGPALIIMSESFKKYL; encoded by the coding sequence ATGGGTTTTGCACTCATTACATTTGGCGTTGTCTTCCTCCTGATCGCTAGCGGCGGCCTCCTGTTGTTCTACCGGGAAGCCATGCTCCAGCGTCTCTCCGAGGTCACCTCGCGAGGAAAGGAGACACGCGATCTGCGAACGACGCTACGAATGACGGGTTCCTCGCTCGGCGGCATCGTTGGCCACCTGGAACGCGTTCTGCCCAAAAGCCAGTCTGAAGTCTCCATCATACAGAAGCGGCTCATTCGCGCAGGCTATCGCAACGACTCCGCAATTGATCTCTTTTATGGAGCCAAGGTTCTTACGCCTCTTGCGCTCACCTTTCTGGTCTTCTCCACTGGAATTGCACACGACAGCCCGTTCTTTATGGGAGTAGTGGCTCTGGGGCTAGGCTTCCTTATCCCCGACTTCTGGCTGGGCCATCGCATCTCCACCCGGCAAGGCAGGATTCGTCGCGGTCTCCCTGACGTCCTCGATCTGCTCGTTATCTGCATCGAAGCTGGCCTCAGCCTTGATCAGGCAACCTCTCGCACCGCAGAAGAACTTCGTTTCGCGCACCCGGAACTCGCCGACGAGCTTGGCATCGTCGTCCTTGAGCAGCATGCTGGCCGTGCCCGTACCGACGCCTGGAAGCAGTTCGCCGAACGTACCGATGTCGACAGCGTTCGCAACCTCGTTTCCGTGCTGGTGCAATCCGAGCAGCTCGGTACAAGTGTCGCCAAGACGCTGCGCGTTCATTCGGATACGCTTCGTGTACAGCGCAGGCAAAGAGTGGAAGAGGCCGCTGCGAAGACCACGGTCAAACTGGTCTTTCCGCTCGTCCTGTGTATCTTTCCTTCACTGTTTCTCGTAACCCTGGGTCCGGCGCTCATCATCATGTCGGAGTCGTTCAAAAAGTACCTCTAA
- a CDS encoding ABC transporter permease has translation MLKDIFGQAFEAMRHNGRRTVITIVGMAWGIATVVLLLAYGAGFGRAFETIFAQWGTHMIGIFPGTTSEQAGGAKAGVKVRFQMDDVERIAETVPGITHVSPMLWKQVPVQNDLHTFTWETDGITPELQHIMNVEVDEGRYISADDMQQRNHVAVIGSEAKTKLFSGMYPLGQKIRLNGVSFEVVGVLKAKMQEGDDNINRVVYIPFSTMGDLKDTKYLDGIWMAYHGDHMAVEHALRNQMGAAHGFRPTDKNAMWVANIMSQLSQFRLISLGLQALLLFIGVLTLGIAGIGLMNIMLVSVQQRTREIGVEKALGARKRHILLQFLSEAMVITGVGGLAGIALAFTVSKLAGGITFYSAIAKNGSAADIYLLISPEIVIVATGVLVVVGVVSGMVPAIQAANLDPIEALRYE, from the coding sequence ATGCTGAAAGATATCTTCGGTCAGGCGTTTGAAGCGATGCGCCACAACGGCCGCCGCACGGTGATTACGATTGTTGGCATGGCCTGGGGAATTGCTACGGTGGTCCTGCTGCTGGCCTATGGAGCAGGCTTCGGACGCGCCTTTGAGACGATCTTTGCGCAGTGGGGAACGCACATGATCGGTATTTTCCCTGGGACCACCAGCGAGCAGGCTGGCGGAGCCAAAGCCGGTGTCAAGGTGCGCTTTCAGATGGACGATGTGGAGCGGATCGCGGAGACCGTGCCGGGTATTACCCACGTCTCGCCGATGCTGTGGAAGCAGGTCCCGGTACAGAACGACCTGCATACCTTCACGTGGGAGACGGATGGCATCACGCCGGAGTTACAGCACATCATGAATGTGGAGGTCGACGAGGGCCGCTACATCAGCGCGGACGATATGCAGCAACGAAACCATGTAGCGGTCATCGGTTCCGAGGCCAAGACGAAGTTGTTCTCAGGTATGTACCCGCTCGGACAGAAGATCAGGCTGAATGGCGTGAGCTTCGAAGTGGTCGGCGTGTTGAAGGCGAAGATGCAGGAAGGGGATGACAACATCAACCGGGTCGTCTATATCCCTTTCAGCACGATGGGCGATTTGAAGGACACCAAATATCTCGACGGTATCTGGATGGCTTATCACGGCGATCACATGGCGGTGGAGCATGCGCTGCGCAACCAGATGGGCGCGGCGCATGGATTTCGGCCGACAGACAAAAATGCCATGTGGGTAGCCAATATCATGTCGCAGTTGTCGCAGTTCCGGCTGATCTCACTGGGGCTGCAAGCGCTGCTGTTGTTTATTGGCGTTTTGACGCTTGGTATCGCTGGAATCGGTTTGATGAACATCATGCTGGTGAGTGTGCAGCAGCGCACCCGCGAAATTGGAGTGGAAAAGGCTTTGGGAGCGCGCAAGCGCCATATCCTGCTTCAGTTTCTCTCTGAAGCAATGGTGATTACTGGCGTTGGCGGGTTGGCTGGGATTGCGCTGGCCTTTACCGTCAGCAAGCTGGCGGGTGGAATCACGTTCTACAGCGCGATCGCAAAGAATGGCAGCGCGGCCGACATCTATCTGCTTATTTCACCGGAGATTGTCATCGTTGCAACGGGTGTGCTCGTCGTCGTCGGCGTGGTGAGCGGCATGGTTCCGGCGATCCAGGCGGCGAACCTCGATCCCATCGAAGCGCTGCGCTACGAATAA
- a CDS encoding prepilin peptidase encodes MHSVAWWSTLIVLAVVTWTDLRTRRVPNVVVLPYLVAGFAASIWLHGMHGLMTSLAGLAVGAAFFGFLALMGGMGMGDVKLCAAIGVWIGPSQMLLALVLTGIAGAVIAVCWAIKGGFVGEMFSGTGDLLFGWKGRGFRPHPEFVLENPRSRKMPYVPAIAIGTLISFFST; translated from the coding sequence ATGCACTCCGTCGCCTGGTGGTCAACGCTCATTGTTCTAGCGGTCGTAACGTGGACCGACCTGCGTACCCGGCGTGTTCCAAATGTTGTTGTACTCCCATATCTGGTTGCTGGCTTTGCTGCTTCGATCTGGCTTCATGGCATGCACGGTCTCATGACAAGCCTCGCCGGGCTGGCGGTCGGAGCAGCTTTCTTCGGGTTTCTTGCCTTGATGGGTGGCATGGGGATGGGCGACGTCAAGCTCTGCGCAGCTATTGGTGTCTGGATTGGCCCTTCGCAGATGCTTCTTGCCCTTGTGCTAACAGGAATTGCCGGTGCCGTCATCGCGGTCTGCTGGGCCATCAAGGGAGGGTTTGTCGGCGAAATGTTCAGTGGTACGGGAGACCTTCTATTCGGGTGGAAGGGGCGAGGATTTCGCCCGCATCCCGAGTTTGTCCTGGAGAACCCGCGATCGCGCAAGATGCCTTACGTGCCCGCGATTGCTATCGGGACGTTGATTTCATTCTTTTCAACCTAG
- a CDS encoding DUF2723 domain-containing protein encodes MIRPWKFEPLLFVAGVAVSRFALRSHWLYDLDSINFALGIEHFSPQTHQPHPPGYFLYICLARLINLFVHDANLALVLVSIAASCAAIAVIYRFASNWFGLMEARFASLVFFFSPLGWFHGIVALTYGVEAFFSVSVAYLCWRINRENMTAIVPAAITLGISAGARPSSLMFLGPLYLYSLRKFPFRQKLIAAAILVAALLAWFIPMIILSGGFHAYFEALLTLWKTVPSKGTVFNSSPANTIARACVVLFIGILICGTPSLILVRTLQQKSTAGKGKTHFTLVWIAPALCFYTFVFLKFVNSGYLLLLLPPASIWLGRWIADWYRDSILSVLARRTLVAVCATLNTLIFLASPLYCSYRSVRQFEAQLQEATAALPLIASPDDTLVVGFDSHFLGYRHAGYYLPDYQTIEYPEVHFPEGSRIFSLENRETHLLSELPQKRYRRFVFFPLPSGDGDYVAYLNKVKQILPEQSLEVRRKGRYNFVSGPITLLPLLFPATTQASKPTVYPPLHSEPGSVYTNVNTPPISHSHTGTVSR; translated from the coding sequence ATGATCAGGCCGTGGAAGTTTGAGCCATTACTGTTTGTAGCTGGCGTTGCAGTGAGCCGTTTTGCACTTCGCAGCCACTGGCTGTATGACCTCGACTCCATCAATTTTGCCTTGGGAATCGAGCATTTTTCCCCTCAAACACACCAACCTCATCCTCCCGGGTACTTTCTATACATCTGTCTCGCTCGTTTAATAAACCTCTTCGTTCACGACGCCAATCTTGCGCTCGTTCTCGTGAGTATTGCCGCGAGTTGTGCCGCGATAGCAGTGATTTACCGGTTCGCTTCTAATTGGTTTGGCTTAATGGAGGCACGTTTCGCAAGCCTGGTGTTTTTCTTCTCACCATTGGGGTGGTTCCACGGGATTGTAGCGCTAACTTACGGCGTCGAAGCCTTTTTTTCAGTATCTGTTGCTTACCTCTGCTGGCGAATCAATCGCGAAAACATGACGGCGATCGTGCCTGCCGCAATCACACTCGGTATCTCGGCAGGCGCTCGCCCATCGTCTTTGATGTTTCTCGGTCCGCTTTACCTTTACTCACTTCGAAAGTTTCCTTTCAGGCAAAAGCTAATCGCCGCGGCGATACTCGTCGCCGCATTGCTCGCTTGGTTTATTCCGATGATCATCCTGAGCGGTGGCTTCCACGCTTACTTCGAGGCCCTGCTCACACTTTGGAAGACTGTTCCCTCTAAGGGCACGGTCTTCAACTCTTCACCGGCAAATACGATCGCGCGCGCATGCGTTGTCCTTTTCATCGGCATTCTGATATGCGGCACCCCGTCACTTATCCTTGTGAGGACACTTCAGCAAAAGTCCACCGCCGGCAAGGGGAAGACTCACTTCACCTTGGTCTGGATTGCTCCTGCCCTCTGTTTCTATACATTCGTCTTTCTCAAATTTGTTAACAGCGGATACCTGTTGTTGTTGCTGCCTCCTGCAAGCATCTGGCTTGGCCGCTGGATTGCCGATTGGTATCGAGATAGCATATTGTCGGTTCTGGCCAGACGAACACTGGTAGCGGTCTGCGCCACTCTCAACACTCTTATTTTTCTTGCCTCGCCGCTTTATTGTTCCTATCGCTCGGTCCGGCAGTTTGAAGCGCAGCTACAAGAAGCTACGGCGGCGCTTCCTCTTATCGCTTCTCCCGACGATACCCTCGTCGTCGGGTTTGACTCGCACTTCCTGGGATATCGTCATGCCGGTTACTATCTGCCGGACTACCAAACGATCGAGTATCCGGAGGTCCATTTTCCCGAAGGGTCGAGAATCTTCTCCCTGGAAAATCGGGAGACACACCTGTTGAGTGAGCTCCCGCAGAAGCGCTACCGGCGATTCGTCTTCTTCCCTCTGCCGTCCGGCGATGGAGATTACGTGGCCTACTTGAACAAAGTGAAGCAGATACTTCCGGAGCAGAGTCTCGAAGTAAGGCGTAAAGGTCGCTATAACTTCGTTAGTGGCCCAATCACGCTGTTGCCTCTCCTGTTCCCCGCAACAACGCAAGCCTCAAAACCAACCGTGTATCCTCCCCTTCACTCAGAGCCTGGGAGTGTGTATACAAACGTGAACACTCCTCCAATAAGCCATTCCCATACCGGCACCGTAAGTCGCTGA
- a CDS encoding DUF1572 family protein gives MDNEIGTLFLKASSAKLEQMTGYLTTCLSKLSDEQVWERHGAHENAIGNLVLHLCGNMRQWIMHGVGGAKDIRVRDSEFNQSEGVTAAALIESFVSTVQEAKTIIDSFPASRLAERTTPQGRDVSMLEAIYQVIGHVQQHVGQIILLTKQMTGKDLDLTIPRPR, from the coding sequence ATGGACAACGAGATCGGAACGCTGTTTCTCAAGGCCTCCAGCGCCAAACTGGAGCAGATGACGGGATACCTTACCACCTGCCTCAGCAAGCTCAGCGATGAGCAGGTGTGGGAGCGGCATGGAGCGCACGAAAACGCCATCGGCAACCTCGTCCTTCACCTCTGCGGCAATATGCGTCAGTGGATCATGCACGGTGTTGGCGGTGCAAAAGACATCCGGGTACGCGACTCCGAGTTCAACCAATCCGAGGGAGTCACTGCTGCGGCTCTTATTGAAAGCTTCGTCTCAACCGTGCAGGAAGCGAAGACCATCATCGATTCCTTTCCCGCATCGCGGTTGGCTGAAAGAACAACACCGCAGGGACGCGACGTCTCCATGCTCGAAGCAATCTACCAGGTGATTGGACACGTCCAACAGCATGTGGGGCAGATTATTCTGTTGACGAAGCAGATGACAGGTAAGGACCTGGACCTGACCATACCGCGCCCGCGATAA
- a CDS encoding sigma-54-dependent Fis family transcriptional regulator has translation MIRLGLCSEDRALQPLLSSALGKDFEVTLVASKNLTDENLSSGICDVLLLDIDSPENINRRTEDLMDRCVASQIPVVIMASDVLRSTAVELVRKGAYGYCRRPPSIRELKTMLIRAYESLSLRRKLLHVQQLQEAPIIGNKMIGSSPQMQQIYDLMRRVTNINASVLVTGETGTGKELIANGIHCMGLRADRPFVAVSCGAIPESLIEAELFGHEKGAFTGTVGSRIGYLEQAGDGTLFLDEIGELSLLTQVKLLRVLQQREFCRLGSNRLIPLRARVILATHQNLADRVAQGTFRQDLYYRINVMRIDALALREHPEDVPQIARHFLKTYAAMYQIPVVEIHVDAIAALQSYSWPGNVRELENVIQRAIIIATSDTIRLEDLPPNIQEESAVISIDDYQPGGSFERQLREYKVKLATNALRDHHGNKTLAARSLNISRAYLHRLIRVADPEILEGLPIEKGAETESA, from the coding sequence ATGATTCGACTTGGCCTTTGTTCAGAAGACCGTGCTCTGCAGCCACTTCTTTCTTCTGCTCTCGGTAAGGATTTTGAAGTTACTCTTGTCGCGAGCAAGAATCTGACAGACGAGAACTTATCGTCTGGCATCTGTGATGTGCTGCTACTGGACATCGATTCCCCAGAGAACATAAATAGACGAACCGAAGACCTAATGGATCGGTGCGTCGCTTCGCAAATACCTGTTGTCATTATGGCCAGTGACGTACTTCGTTCTACTGCTGTTGAACTTGTCCGGAAAGGCGCCTATGGATATTGCCGGCGTCCACCTTCTATCCGGGAGCTTAAAACGATGCTTATTCGTGCGTATGAGAGTTTATCGTTGCGGCGTAAGTTGCTTCACGTGCAGCAATTGCAGGAAGCGCCAATCATTGGGAACAAAATGATTGGTTCAAGCCCGCAGATGCAACAGATATATGATCTGATGCGCCGCGTCACAAATATCAATGCCTCGGTGCTGGTGACTGGTGAAACCGGAACGGGCAAGGAATTGATTGCGAACGGCATTCATTGCATGGGCCTACGGGCCGACCGCCCTTTCGTTGCTGTCAGTTGCGGTGCAATACCCGAGAGTCTGATCGAAGCTGAGCTTTTCGGTCATGAGAAAGGCGCATTTACGGGCACGGTCGGTTCGCGCATTGGCTACCTGGAGCAGGCCGGAGATGGAACTCTGTTCCTTGATGAGATCGGTGAGCTGAGCCTGCTGACACAGGTAAAGCTCCTGCGAGTCCTGCAACAAAGAGAGTTCTGCCGCCTGGGAAGTAACAGGCTGATTCCGCTTCGCGCGCGCGTGATCTTGGCGACCCACCAGAATCTTGCGGACAGGGTGGCTCAAGGAACATTTCGGCAAGATCTCTACTACCGCATCAACGTAATGAGGATTGATGCTCTTGCTCTGAGGGAACATCCCGAGGACGTTCCGCAGATTGCTCGTCACTTTCTTAAAACCTACGCCGCGATGTATCAGATACCTGTGGTCGAGATACATGTCGATGCAATCGCGGCGCTTCAAAGCTACTCGTGGCCTGGCAATGTACGCGAGCTTGAAAACGTGATTCAACGAGCGATTATTATCGCTACCAGCGACACCATCCGGTTAGAGGATCTTCCTCCAAATATTCAGGAGGAGAGCGCTGTTATCAGTATCGATGATTATCAGCCAGGCGGATCGTTTGAGCGGCAACTCCGCGAATACAAGGTCAAGCTTGCTACCAATGCACTCCGGGACCACCACGGGAACAAAACTCTGGCAGCGCGCAGCCTGAACATCTCACGCGCGTATTTACACAGACTGATACGTGTGGCTGATCCGGAGATACTGGAAGGACTTCCTATAGAAAAGGGCGCAGAGACGGAGAGTGCGTGA